From a region of the Bdellovibrio sp. ArHS genome:
- a CDS encoding L,D-transpeptidase: MKKYLMSFMLLMSLTTNAQESADYRPLDDLMSPDEIAEENGFPRTEIPLVIKTVEDVARTEALDIFREYPVILIINKKESGPGAQRMKVYLNGYLTYDWPVSTGRERWETAKSGRTYFSVTPAGFFYPYMLNKDHYSETWQTPMPYSVFFNGGIAVHATTPGLYKYLGTRASGGCVRLHHENAAFVFNRIQSEGRGLVPVINRNGTVSRDRRGNVIRRVNYRTLVIVEDR, encoded by the coding sequence GTGAAAAAGTACCTAATGTCATTCATGCTCTTGATGTCATTGACGACAAACGCCCAAGAGTCCGCCGATTATCGACCGCTAGATGACTTGATGTCACCGGATGAAATCGCCGAGGAAAATGGCTTTCCCCGCACTGAAATCCCCCTGGTCATAAAAACAGTAGAGGACGTCGCTCGTACAGAGGCCTTGGATATATTCCGCGAGTATCCGGTGATACTGATCATTAATAAGAAGGAAAGTGGGCCTGGTGCTCAGCGCATGAAAGTCTATTTGAACGGCTATCTGACTTATGATTGGCCCGTTTCGACCGGAAGAGAAAGATGGGAAACTGCTAAAAGTGGGCGCACTTATTTTTCCGTCACTCCCGCGGGCTTCTTCTATCCTTATATGTTGAACAAAGATCACTATTCAGAAACTTGGCAAACGCCGATGCCCTACAGCGTGTTCTTTAATGGTGGCATTGCTGTTCATGCGACGACTCCAGGACTTTATAAATACTTGGGCACTCGAGCTTCGGGCGGATGCGTGCGCCTTCATCACGAAAATGCCGCGTTTGTCTTTAATCGCATTCAGTCGGAAGGCCGAGGCCTGGTTCCTGTGATCAATCGCAATGGCACGGTCTCTCGTGATCGCCGCGGCAATGTGATACGCAGGGTCAACTATCGTACGCTCGTCATCGTCGAAGATCGATAG